Sequence from the Bacteroidetes bacterium GWF2_43_63 genome:
TTGACTTTGAATACAAACTTACGAAAATTATAGAATCAAATTTCGCAGATGCTGAAATCAATTGAAAATAGTTTATTCTTCAGGCCAACCTCTCTGCGTCGCAGGATGCGACCTGTCACGATAGCCATCGTGAGCGTTGGGTTCACTTAGAGACTGTCGAAAAACAGCTCATTGTTACGACATTCAACCGTTCCGGCTACCAATAGAGATTTAATACTGAAATTTTTGCCGGAACATGGAACCGTCGTAGCAACAGCAAAAACAACGGTTCCATGTCCTTCAGCTCCTGTGTCGCTTTCGGACGGTGGAATGTTGTTTTTTGCTGAAAATGAAATTTTAGACAGTTTCTTAGTTTTCTTCAGGCCAACCTCTCTGCGTCGCAGGATGCGACCTGAGTGCGTTGGCTCTGGCAGCATTTCCACAACGCAGAGAGCTCGTTTCACGAGGCTCCCGATAATTATCGGGACAGGTTGTGGAAATCCGATAATTGCTGTCAACCTGTTTTTGTTAGCTTATAAAATGGAATTCAAAGAAAGCGTCCAGCGCAAATTGGTTTTGGGGAAAATAAAAAAACCCGCCTCAAAGGACGGGTTCAGTAAGATTGCTGAAATTACATTGCGTTGACTTTCTTGGTCAGCTTTGATTTCAGGTTGGAAGCTTTATTCTTGTGAATAATGCCTCGCTTGGCATTTTTGTCGATCAGTGAGAGAATTGGGCTCAGTTTCTGGGCAGCATCCGATTTCTCGGTCAGTGCTCTGAAAATGCGAATAGCATTACGCATGGTTTTGCTGTAATAACGATTGTACACCCTTTTGCTGTTGTTGGTGCGAATTCTCTTTAATGATGACTTATGGTTTGCCATAATCTTTTTAATTTTTGTAGTCCGTAGGGGATTCGAACCCCTGATTTCTAGGATGAAAACCTAGCGTCCTAGGCCGACTAGACGAACGGACCGGTTGTTTTGGGACTGCAAAATTACAATATTTTTTGAATCCACAAATATTTTTCGAAAAAAAATTAAAAAATATTTCCTTCTTCAGCCTGAAACCTGAACCCGAGTTTTTTGCTGGTCTTCAGTTGCATCTGATCTACAGCGCTTTCAAAGTCCATCACATTAACTTCCTGGACAAGTTCGAATGGCGGCATAGGCAGATCGAAATTAAGCGTATAGAG
This genomic interval carries:
- a CDS encoding 30S ribosomal protein S20, with amino-acid sequence MANHKSSLKRIRTNNSKRVYNRYYSKTMRNAIRIFRALTEKSDAAQKLSPILSLIDKNAKRGIIHKNKASNLKSKLTKKVNAM